A genome region from Streptomyces pratensis includes the following:
- a CDS encoding transcriptional regulator yields the protein MTRSTTGPAPAEPLPSPKERRRLREARALSAEEVAEAVGVTPATVRSWERGRTSPQGRRREAYVRLIGGAGHHPAPPPVAEATGNSTMCRPEPGTGPATSPRTAPRPPAPVQDSPTPATLSPPTPAPDGGAPETSAPDGGAPEATVPEGASGHAPQPREGLTAEEAFDVLYDATATGLTHQMYLLTGRRRLSREAVEHAFRTAWQRWPEVTRDRDPAGWVRAVSYEYAMSPWHQLRRAHRRADPLPEDPARGALLDALLGLPPSYRRTLLLHDGVGLGLPETAAEMEASTPAAASRLVNARTAVAGLVPGPADPTGAGGRPTPLDEQLRTLALAEEVPAPPPAPSVRTGGERVATLWTRAVLCFGVLLVSSTAFTMHTAPTRYEQPLAPAERVGGVPPLGGPEKLTPQDLKLQKSLRSELTRGPERLVPRIP from the coding sequence ATGACGCGGAGCACCACAGGGCCGGCTCCCGCCGAGCCGTTGCCCTCCCCCAAGGAGCGTCGCCGGCTGCGCGAGGCCAGGGCACTGAGTGCGGAAGAGGTCGCGGAGGCCGTGGGCGTCACGCCCGCCACCGTCCGCTCCTGGGAGAGGGGGCGCACCAGCCCGCAGGGCCGTCGGCGCGAGGCCTACGTCAGGCTGATCGGCGGCGCCGGGCACCACCCCGCGCCGCCCCCCGTCGCCGAAGCGACCGGGAACAGCACGATGTGCCGGCCCGAGCCAGGCACCGGACCCGCCACGAGTCCCCGGACCGCCCCCAGGCCCCCCGCGCCGGTCCAGGACTCCCCCACCCCCGCCACGCTCTCGCCGCCCACCCCCGCGCCGGACGGCGGTGCACCGGAGACGAGCGCTCCGGACGGCGGTGCACCGGAGGCGACTGTGCCGGAAGGGGCGTCCGGCCACGCCCCGCAGCCCCGGGAGGGGCTCACGGCCGAGGAGGCGTTCGACGTCCTTTACGACGCCACCGCCACCGGTCTCACCCATCAGATGTATCTGCTGACCGGCCGTCGGCGCCTTTCCCGCGAAGCCGTCGAACATGCCTTCAGGACCGCCTGGCAGCGCTGGCCCGAGGTGACCAGGGACCGTGATCCGGCAGGCTGGGTGCGGGCGGTCTCGTACGAGTACGCGATGTCCCCCTGGCACCAGCTGCGCCGTGCCCATCGCCGGGCCGATCCGCTGCCCGAGGACCCGGCGAGGGGAGCCCTGCTCGACGCGCTGCTGGGCCTTCCGCCCTCGTACCGTCGCACGCTGCTGCTCCACGACGGTGTGGGTTTGGGGCTGCCGGAGACGGCCGCGGAGATGGAGGCGAGTACGCCGGCCGCCGCGAGCAGACTGGTGAACGCGCGTACCGCCGTCGCCGGGCTGGTGCCCGGGCCGGCGGATCCCACGGGGGCCGGGGGCCGGCCGACGCCGCTCGACGAGCAGCTCCGCACCCTCGCCCTCGCGGAAGAGGTGCCCGCGCCGCCACCGGCCCCCTCGGTCCGCACGGGCGGCGAGCGCGTGGCAACACTCTGGACCCGGGCGGTGCTGTGCTTCGGGGTGCTGCTCGTCAGCTCGACGGCCTTCACGATGCACACGGCCCCCACCCGCTACGAACAGCCGCTGGCGCCTGCCGAACGTGTCGGCGGCGTCCCTCCGCTGGGCGGGCCGGAGAAGCTGACGCCCCAGGACCTGAAACTGCAGAAATCACTTCGGAGCGAGCTCACGCGCGGCCCGGAGCGCCTGGTTCCGCGGATTCCCTGA
- a CDS encoding DUF6350 family protein, with amino-acid sequence MLPAERSRSTALASAFVRGVLAAGLGLASLAVLVMVLWISSAHPDSGPGGALHVAAGLWLLAHGAELVRADTMGGHPAPVATVPLLLVVLPVWLVYRAARDSADTGGKASGGHSAVGAFCAVGAGYLLVVLAVAAYAQGGGLPADRASLAFPVTLVVAVVAAVGVWVACGRPLTSLLVWAPLRLQEAAARSRFRSGAGVALRSAGVGVAILLGGGALLVTMALVWHAGAARESFLGLSGDWAGRISVLLLAVALLPNAATWGAAYGLGPGFALGTASLATPLAFTGPPALPDFPLLAAIPAHGPGTVANWAAAAVPAVAALAVARSVARGAAPVRGVRDGAWGQGQTALVAGLAAVGCGLGAAALAAASGGPLGTGALAEFGPVWWMVGPAALAWTAVVGVPVALLLRAWRLRERRWGWRWEAADGESARTDPARTDPGQEPGQAAEKEPGPAGEGTEPYDFLSADPWHEDGAREARWAKLKKVSGGLMADFPAEGKTETGRVSSAPRPAPAPAPASGAASVPGPASASGPEGASGPTPASGPAPASGPTPASGPAPASGPTPASGPTPASGPTPASGPAPASGPVSGASPASGPLPVPEPVPAPEPTSAPVPEAAPEPASPPESGPAPAAGPAPASADGPVAGTDTRAGRAPDAQGHPEPGRETGAP; translated from the coding sequence ATGTTGCCGGCCGAGCGGAGCAGGTCCACCGCGCTGGCCTCCGCCTTCGTGCGTGGAGTGCTCGCGGCGGGGCTCGGACTGGCCTCGTTGGCCGTCCTGGTCATGGTGCTGTGGATCAGCTCTGCGCACCCCGACAGCGGGCCGGGTGGCGCCCTGCATGTGGCGGCGGGGCTCTGGCTGCTCGCCCATGGTGCCGAACTCGTCAGAGCCGACACCATGGGAGGGCACCCCGCGCCCGTTGCGACCGTGCCGCTCCTGCTCGTCGTGCTGCCGGTGTGGCTGGTGTACCGGGCCGCCAGGGACTCGGCGGACACGGGTGGGAAGGCTTCGGGAGGACACTCCGCGGTCGGGGCGTTCTGCGCGGTCGGTGCGGGATACCTGTTGGTGGTGCTGGCCGTGGCGGCGTACGCGCAGGGTGGAGGGCTGCCCGCCGACCGCGCCTCGCTCGCCTTCCCCGTCACGCTCGTGGTGGCGGTCGTGGCCGCAGTGGGGGTGTGGGTGGCCTGCGGGCGGCCGCTGACCTCGCTGCTCGTCTGGGCCCCGCTGCGCCTGCAGGAGGCGGCCGCCCGCTCCCGGTTCCGTTCCGGGGCCGGTGTGGCCCTGCGGTCGGCCGGCGTAGGCGTGGCCATACTGCTCGGCGGCGGAGCGCTGCTCGTCACGATGGCGCTGGTGTGGCACGCGGGGGCGGCGAGGGAGTCGTTCCTGGGGCTTTCGGGCGACTGGGCGGGCCGGATCTCCGTCCTCCTGCTGGCGGTGGCGCTCTTGCCGAACGCGGCGACGTGGGGTGCCGCCTACGGCCTCGGGCCGGGCTTCGCCCTCGGTACGGCATCGCTGGCCACCCCGCTCGCATTCACCGGGCCCCCCGCGCTGCCGGACTTCCCGCTGCTCGCGGCGATCCCGGCCCACGGCCCGGGGACGGTGGCGAACTGGGCGGCGGCGGCCGTGCCGGCCGTGGCCGCTCTGGCCGTCGCGCGGTCCGTGGCGCGGGGGGCGGCTCCGGTACGCGGGGTACGCGACGGGGCGTGGGGCCAGGGGCAGACTGCGCTGGTGGCGGGCCTGGCCGCCGTGGGCTGCGGCCTCGGCGCGGCTGCACTGGCGGCGGCATCGGGTGGCCCGCTCGGCACCGGGGCCCTGGCGGAGTTCGGCCCCGTGTGGTGGATGGTGGGCCCGGCCGCTCTCGCGTGGACCGCTGTCGTCGGAGTACCGGTGGCGCTGCTGCTCAGGGCTTGGCGGCTGAGGGAGCGCCGATGGGGTTGGCGGTGGGAGGCGGCGGACGGTGAGTCGGCGAGGACCGATCCGGCGAGGACCGATCCGGGGCAGGAGCCGGGGCAGGCGGCGGAGAAGGAGCCGGGGCCTGCGGGCGAGGGGACGGAACCCTACGACTTCCTGTCGGCCGACCCGTGGCACGAGGACGGTGCGAGGGAGGCGCGCTGGGCCAAGCTCAAGAAGGTATCGGGCGGGCTGATGGCGGACTTCCCTGCGGAGGGGAAGACGGAGACGGGCCGGGTGTCGTCCGCACCCCGCCCGGCACCGGCTCCCGCACCGGCCTCCGGGGCTGCGTCTGTGCCCGGGCCCGCGTCTGCGTCCGGGCCTGAGGGTGCGTCCGGGCCCACGCCGGCCTCCGGGCCCGCGCCGGCCTCCGGGCCCACGCCGGCCTCCGGGCCCGCGCCGGCCTCCGGGCCCACGCCGGCCTCCGGGCCCACGCCGGCCTCCGGGCCCACGCCGGCCTCCGGGCCCGCACCAGCCTCCGGGCCTGTGTCCGGAGCCTCGCCGGCCTCCGGACCTCTGCCTGTGCCCGAACCCGTCCCGGCGCCTGAGCCCACATCAGCGCCCGTTCCTGAGGCCGCGCCTGAGCCCGCCTCTCCGCCTGAGTCAGGGCCTGCCCCCGCCGCCGGTCCCGCACCCGCTTCCGCCGACGGTCCCGTCGCCGGGACGGATACGCGGGCCGGCCGGGCTCCGGATGCCCAGGGGCACCCTGAACCCGGCCGGGAAACCGGTGCTCCGTAG
- the purN gene encoding phosphoribosylglycinamide formyltransferase, with the protein MASPPPFAAPARVVVLVSGSGTNLQALLDAIGDDPEGYGARIVAVGADRYGTVGLERAERAGLPTFVCKLGEYANRDEWDAALTAAVAGHRPDLVVSAGFMKIVGKGFLAEFGGRVVNTHPALLPSFPGAHGVRDALAYGVKVTGCTVHFVDDGVDTGPIIAQGVVEVTEEETEEGEAALHERIKEVERKLLVEAVGRLARDGYRIEGRKVHLGHVGE; encoded by the coding sequence GTGGCCTCCCCGCCCCCCTTTGCCGCTCCGGCCCGTGTGGTCGTGCTCGTCTCCGGCTCAGGCACGAACCTCCAGGCACTCCTCGACGCGATCGGTGACGACCCCGAGGGCTACGGTGCCCGGATCGTGGCGGTCGGAGCGGACCGTTACGGCACCGTCGGCCTCGAACGTGCCGAGCGTGCCGGCCTTCCCACCTTCGTGTGCAAGCTCGGTGAGTACGCGAACCGTGACGAGTGGGACGCGGCTCTGACCGCGGCCGTGGCGGGACACCGCCCCGACCTCGTGGTGTCCGCGGGATTCATGAAGATCGTGGGCAAGGGCTTCCTGGCCGAGTTCGGCGGCCGCGTCGTCAACACCCACCCCGCCCTGCTCCCCAGCTTTCCCGGTGCTCACGGTGTCCGCGACGCGCTCGCGTACGGCGTGAAGGTCACCGGGTGCACCGTCCACTTCGTCGACGACGGCGTCGACACCGGTCCGATCATCGCGCAGGGCGTGGTCGAGGTGACCGAAGAGGAAACGGAGGAGGGCGAAGCGGCCCTCCACGAACGCATCAAGGAAGTCGAGCGCAAGCTGCTCGTCGAGGCCGTGGGGCGGCTCGCCCGCGACGGCTATCGCATTGAGGGACGAAAGGTTCATCTCGGTCATGTCGGTGAATAA
- the purH gene encoding bifunctional phosphoribosylaminoimidazolecarboxamide formyltransferase/IMP cyclohydrolase, which produces MSVNKPIRRALVSVYDKTGLEDLARGLHEAGVELVSTGSTAGKIAAAGVPVTKVEELTGFPECLDGRVKTLHPRVHAGILADLRLDAHREQLAELGVEPFDLVVVNLYPFKATVASGASDDECVEQIDIGGPSMVRAAAKNHPSVAVVTSPERYTDVLAAVKAGGFDLTARKRLAAEAFQHTAAYDVAVAAWFADGYAAADDSGFPDFSGATFARKNVLRYGENPHQPAALYTSGEGGLAEAEQLHGKEMSYNNYTDTDAARRAAYDHAEPCVAIIKHANPCGIAIADDVATAHRNAHACDPLSAFGGVIAVNRPVTVEMAEQVAEIFTEVIVAPAYEEGAVEVLARKKNIRVLRCADAPASEVEVKPIDGGALLQVTDRLQAEGDDPANWTLATGEALSADELRELAFAWKACRAVKSNAILLAKDGASVGVGMGQVNRVDSAKLAVERAGEERARGAYAASDAFFPFPDGLEILTAAGIKAVAQPGGSVRDELVVEAAKKAGVTMYFTGTRHFFH; this is translated from the coding sequence ATGTCGGTGAATAAGCCCATCCGCCGCGCACTGGTCAGCGTCTACGACAAGACGGGGCTCGAAGACCTCGCCCGCGGTCTGCACGAGGCGGGTGTCGAGCTGGTGTCCACCGGCTCCACCGCCGGGAAGATCGCAGCCGCCGGTGTGCCGGTCACCAAGGTCGAGGAGCTCACCGGCTTCCCCGAGTGCCTCGACGGCCGCGTAAAGACGCTGCACCCCCGGGTGCACGCAGGCATCCTCGCCGACCTGCGCCTGGACGCCCACCGCGAACAGCTCGCCGAGCTCGGGGTGGAGCCGTTCGACCTCGTGGTCGTCAACCTGTACCCGTTCAAGGCCACGGTCGCCTCCGGCGCGTCCGACGACGAGTGCGTGGAGCAGATCGACATCGGCGGTCCGTCGATGGTCCGCGCCGCCGCCAAGAACCACCCGTCCGTGGCGGTCGTCACCAGCCCGGAGCGCTACACCGACGTCCTCGCGGCCGTCAAGGCGGGCGGATTCGACCTGACCGCCCGCAAGCGGCTGGCCGCCGAGGCCTTCCAGCACACCGCCGCCTACGACGTGGCCGTCGCCGCGTGGTTCGCCGATGGTTACGCGGCTGCCGACGACTCCGGCTTCCCCGACTTCTCCGGTGCGACCTTCGCGCGCAAGAACGTCCTGCGCTACGGCGAGAACCCGCACCAGCCCGCCGCGCTCTACACCTCGGGCGAGGGCGGCCTCGCCGAGGCCGAGCAGCTGCACGGCAAGGAGATGTCCTACAACAACTACACGGACACCGACGCCGCGCGCCGGGCCGCGTACGACCACGCGGAGCCGTGCGTCGCGATCATCAAGCACGCCAACCCGTGCGGCATCGCCATCGCCGACGACGTCGCCACCGCGCACCGCAACGCGCACGCCTGTGACCCGCTGTCCGCGTTCGGCGGCGTCATCGCCGTCAACCGGCCGGTGACCGTGGAGATGGCCGAGCAGGTCGCGGAGATCTTCACCGAGGTCATCGTCGCCCCGGCGTACGAGGAAGGCGCCGTCGAGGTGCTGGCCCGCAAGAAGAACATCCGGGTGCTGCGCTGCGCCGACGCCCCGGCCTCCGAGGTCGAGGTCAAGCCGATCGACGGCGGTGCCCTGCTCCAGGTCACCGACCGGCTCCAGGCGGAGGGCGACGACCCGGCGAACTGGACCCTGGCCACGGGCGAGGCCCTCTCCGCCGACGAGCTCCGGGAGCTCGCGTTCGCCTGGAAGGCCTGCCGCGCGGTCAAGTCCAACGCGATCCTGCTCGCCAAGGACGGCGCCTCGGTCGGCGTCGGCATGGGGCAGGTCAACCGTGTGGACTCCGCGAAGCTCGCGGTCGAGCGGGCGGGCGAGGAGCGGGCCCGGGGCGCCTACGCCGCGTCCGACGCGTTCTTCCCCTTCCCCGACGGTCTGGAGATCCTGACCGCCGCCGGCATCAAGGCCGTCGCCCAGCCGGGCGGCTCCGTCCGTGACGAGCTCGTCGTCGAGGCCGCGAAGAAGGCGGGCGTGACCATGTACTTCACGGGCACGCGCCACTTCTTCCACTGA
- a CDS encoding DUF2079 domain-containing protein — MLDLNQSETDVSGAQDPEPDGSDPHPAPLRPYLIAAVVLCALYLLYGYLRYSHFQSPSWDLGIFEQEVRAYAGFDAPVVDIKGPGYLILGDHFSPLVALLVPLYWIWPSAVALLFAQAALFAASAVVVGRTVQQILGGRSGLCVTVAYGLSWGLQEAVKADFHEIAFAVPLLALVCRALLMERWRAVVLWSLPLVLVKEDLGITVAVVGGLLALYGRRFHGFLLSAFGVCAFALTVLVLIPAASSAGTYDYWKKIEESGGQEVSLLDSVLGVFNSSVKLEMLVFLVGITAFMALRSPLILLVLPTIGWRLLSQDSNHWGMVWHYSAILMPVVFLAMADGIRRSRGSKRPWLVSYANVAVPVAAAIAVALTQHLPLRDLLRPETYRADARTHAAEAALDAIPVGARVETDITLMAHLTGDRTVYWIGGAPGTAPDVVAINLDFGWSRPIDDPVKYAQQLHPEARYRITREAGSFVVMERTTPAPRNG; from the coding sequence GTGCTTGACCTGAACCAGAGCGAGACCGACGTGTCCGGGGCACAGGACCCGGAGCCGGACGGGAGCGATCCGCACCCGGCACCGCTGCGTCCCTACCTGATCGCCGCCGTGGTGCTGTGCGCGCTCTACCTCCTCTACGGCTACCTGCGGTACAGCCACTTCCAGTCCCCCTCCTGGGACCTGGGCATCTTCGAGCAGGAGGTGCGCGCGTACGCCGGATTCGACGCCCCTGTCGTCGACATCAAGGGCCCGGGCTATCTGATACTCGGCGACCACTTCAGCCCGCTTGTGGCGCTCCTGGTGCCGCTCTACTGGATCTGGCCGTCCGCCGTCGCGCTGCTGTTCGCCCAGGCCGCCCTGTTCGCCGCCTCCGCGGTCGTCGTCGGGCGCACCGTCCAGCAGATCCTTGGGGGCCGCTCGGGCCTCTGCGTCACCGTCGCGTACGGGCTGTCCTGGGGGCTCCAGGAAGCGGTGAAGGCCGATTTCCACGAGATAGCCTTCGCCGTCCCGCTGCTGGCCCTGGTCTGCCGCGCCCTGCTCATGGAGCGCTGGCGGGCCGTCGTCCTCTGGTCCCTGCCGCTGGTCCTGGTCAAGGAGGACCTCGGGATCACCGTTGCCGTCGTGGGCGGGCTCCTCGCCCTGTACGGACGGCGGTTCCATGGCTTCCTGCTGTCGGCCTTCGGTGTGTGCGCGTTCGCGCTGACCGTTCTGGTGCTCATACCGGCGGCCAGCAGCGCGGGCACGTACGACTACTGGAAGAAGATCGAGGAGAGCGGCGGGCAGGAGGTCTCCCTGCTCGACTCCGTCCTGGGCGTGTTCAACTCCTCCGTCAAGCTGGAGATGCTGGTCTTCCTGGTCGGCATCACCGCCTTCATGGCGCTGCGCTCACCCCTGATCCTGCTCGTCCTGCCCACGATCGGATGGCGTCTGCTCTCCCAGGACTCCAACCACTGGGGCATGGTCTGGCACTACAGCGCGATCCTCATGCCGGTGGTCTTCCTGGCCATGGCCGACGGCATCCGCCGCAGCCGGGGATCGAAGAGGCCCTGGCTCGTCTCGTACGCGAACGTGGCCGTACCCGTGGCCGCGGCGATCGCCGTCGCCCTCACCCAGCATCTTCCGCTCCGCGACCTGCTGCGCCCTGAGACGTACCGGGCCGACGCGCGGACCCACGCGGCCGAGGCGGCCCTGGACGCCATTCCGGTCGGTGCGCGGGTGGAGACGGACATCACGCTGATGGCGCACCTGACCGGGGACCGTACGGTCTACTGGATCGGAGGGGCCCCCGGCACCGCCCCCGACGTCGTCGCGATCAACCTGGACTTCGGCTGGTCCCGGCCGATCGACGACCCGGTGAAGTACGCCCAGCAGCTGCATCCGGAGGCGCGTTACCGGATCACGCGGGAGGCGGGCTCCTTCGTCGTCATGGAGCGCACCACGCCGGCACCCCGGAACGGCTGA
- a CDS encoding bifunctional methylenetetrahydrofolate dehydrogenase/methenyltetrahydrofolate cyclohydrolase: MTAQILDGKATAAAIKSDLTVRVAALKAQGITPGLGTLLVGDDPGSRWYVNGKHRDCAQVGMGSIQRELPDTATQEEIEEVVRELNANPDCTGYIVQLPLPKGIDTNRILELMDPAKDADGLHPMSLGKLVLNEQGPLPCTPQGVVTLLRRHGVEINGAHVVVVGRGVTIGRPLPLLLTRRSENATVTQCHTGTRDLSAHLRQADIIVAAAGVPHLIKPEDVKPGAAVLDVGVSRDENGKIVGDVHPGVAEVAAWVAPNPGGVGPMTRAQLLVNVVEAAERAAAEADAVSAG; the protein is encoded by the coding sequence ATGACTGCCCAGATTCTCGATGGCAAGGCCACCGCAGCTGCGATCAAGTCCGATCTGACCGTCCGCGTGGCGGCCCTCAAGGCACAGGGCATCACACCCGGCCTGGGAACCCTCCTCGTCGGCGACGACCCGGGCAGCCGCTGGTACGTGAACGGCAAGCACCGTGACTGCGCCCAGGTCGGTATGGGCTCCATCCAGCGCGAACTCCCCGACACCGCCACCCAGGAGGAGATCGAGGAGGTCGTACGGGAGCTCAACGCCAACCCGGACTGCACGGGTTACATCGTGCAGCTCCCCCTCCCCAAGGGGATCGACACCAACCGCATCCTGGAGCTGATGGACCCGGCGAAGGACGCGGACGGGCTGCACCCGATGAGCCTGGGCAAGCTCGTGCTGAACGAGCAGGGCCCGCTGCCCTGCACCCCGCAGGGCGTCGTCACCCTGCTCCGCCGTCACGGCGTGGAGATCAACGGCGCCCATGTCGTCGTCGTCGGCCGGGGTGTCACCATCGGCCGTCCCCTTCCGCTGCTGCTGACCCGCAGGTCCGAGAACGCGACCGTCACCCAGTGCCACACCGGCACCCGTGACCTCTCGGCACATCTCAGGCAGGCCGACATCATCGTCGCCGCCGCCGGAGTGCCGCACCTCATCAAGCCCGAGGACGTGAAGCCGGGCGCGGCGGTGCTGGATGTCGGCGTCAGCCGGGACGAGAACGGCAAGATCGTCGGCGACGTCCACCCCGGTGTGGCCGAGGTGGCCGCCTGGGTCGCCCCGAACCCGGGCGGTGTCGGCCCCATGACGCGAGCACAGCTGCTCGTCAACGTGGTCGAGGCGGCCGAGCGCGCAGCCGCCGAGGCCGACGCCGTGTCCGCCGGCTGA
- a CDS encoding DUF3017 domain-containing protein: MGAGTSPADGTHADGTAGRAATPEGAGKPEEARPAGESGTPEEPGRSGEAEALGSASADTPVADGDGAVAAAGGSGSTWEPSRRFSLTRDTARPEGGGRAAPGDAPAPARQWPLLTVLCTAGLGLLIVGADPFAEAFRIGAMLMGVALLAGAVLRWAVPSVGMLAVRSRFTDLVTYGLMGALIVLLALMAQPEPWLKAPFLQDVVHFTIR; the protein is encoded by the coding sequence ATGGGCGCTGGTACGAGTCCGGCGGACGGTACGCACGCGGACGGTACGGCCGGGCGGGCGGCAACGCCCGAAGGGGCAGGGAAGCCCGAGGAGGCCCGGCCGGCCGGTGAGTCCGGTACGCCGGAGGAACCAGGGAGGAGCGGGGAGGCCGAGGCCCTAGGGTCGGCCTCCGCCGACACGCCCGTCGCCGACGGGGACGGGGCTGTTGCGGCAGCCGGGGGCAGCGGCTCGACCTGGGAGCCCTCGCGCCGCTTCTCGCTGACCCGTGACACCGCGCGCCCCGAGGGCGGCGGCCGGGCGGCTCCGGGGGATGCTCCCGCCCCCGCCCGCCAGTGGCCGCTGCTCACGGTGCTCTGCACCGCGGGGCTCGGGCTGCTGATCGTGGGAGCCGATCCCTTCGCCGAGGCGTTCAGGATCGGCGCGATGCTGATGGGCGTGGCGCTGCTCGCCGGGGCGGTGCTGCGCTGGGCGGTCCCCTCCGTCGGCATGCTGGCCGTGCGGTCCAGGTTCACCGACCTGGTCACGTACGGCCTGATGGGCGCCCTGATCGTGCTGCTCGCACTGATGGCGCAGCCCGAGCCGTGGCTGAAGGCCCCGTTCCTGCAGGACGTGGTCCACTTCACGATCCGCTGA
- a CDS encoding helix-turn-helix domain-containing protein: MPRWKALPEELDPQMREFVGQLRRLVDRSGLGLAAVADRTGYSKTSWERYLNGRLLAPRGAIVALAEVTGTQQHHLTTMWELAERAWSRSEMRHDMTMEAIRISQARAALGEAGVAAAPVASRRAAGGTTGVSTAAGPGGAGRGSGRPPSVPTQRGAVPGIPQQPQPGSVPDSAGGGPRTAEGPGGRRGGGRRRVTLFLGSAVGALMLIAGAVLLTDLGGDDSTGAVAATPSAEPGTSAPQLPTGVECRGADCTGQDPETMGCGGQFAGTVARVTVGGGLIEVRYSETCGAAWARITQASPGDIVKITSASSEQDGTVYADAEAYTPMVAVKKASDVKACATLASGATGCTTPE, from the coding sequence ATGCCTCGTTGGAAGGCACTACCGGAAGAACTCGATCCGCAGATGCGGGAGTTCGTGGGTCAGCTGCGCAGACTGGTGGACCGCAGCGGGCTGGGCCTGGCGGCGGTCGCCGACCGCACGGGCTACAGCAAGACGTCTTGGGAGCGTTATCTCAACGGCAGGCTGCTCGCGCCGAGGGGGGCGATCGTCGCGCTCGCAGAGGTGACGGGGACTCAGCAGCACCATCTGACGACCATGTGGGAGCTGGCCGAGCGGGCCTGGAGCCGCTCCGAGATGCGGCACGACATGACGATGGAGGCCATCAGGATCTCGCAGGCGCGTGCGGCGCTCGGCGAGGCGGGTGTCGCCGCGGCCCCCGTGGCGAGCAGGCGTGCGGCCGGCGGGACCACGGGAGTCTCGACCGCCGCAGGGCCCGGGGGAGCGGGTCGCGGCAGCGGCCGTCCCCCGTCCGTGCCCACCCAGCGCGGCGCGGTACCCGGTATTCCGCAGCAGCCGCAGCCGGGCTCAGTGCCGGATTCCGCCGGGGGCGGACCTCGGACGGCCGAGGGGCCCGGAGGCCGCCGGGGAGGCGGCCGCCGCCGTGTGACCCTGTTCCTCGGGAGCGCTGTGGGCGCCCTCATGCTGATAGCGGGTGCAGTGCTCCTGACCGATCTGGGCGGCGACGACAGCACAGGCGCGGTGGCCGCGACGCCTTCCGCGGAGCCCGGCACCAGTGCGCCCCAGCTGCCCACCGGAGTCGAGTGCCGCGGTGCGGACTGCACCGGGCAGGACCCGGAAACCATGGGCTGCGGGGGCCAGTTCGCCGGCACGGTCGCCAGGGTGACGGTCGGCGGCGGTCTGATCGAGGTCCGCTACAGCGAGACATGCGGGGCGGCGTGGGCCCGGATCACCCAGGCGTCCCCGGGCGACATAGTGAAGATCACGTCCGCTTCGTCGGAGCAGGACGGCACGGTGTACGCCGACGCCGAGGCGTACACGCCGATGGTCGCCGTGAAGAAGGCCTCCGACGTAAAGGCCTGCGCGACCCTGGCCTCCGGGGCGACCGGCTGCACCACGCCGGAGTGA
- a CDS encoding malate dehydrogenase has translation MTRTPVNVTVTGAAGQIGYALLFRIASGHLLGPDVPVNLRLLEIPQGLKAAEGTAMELDDCAFPLLRNIEITDDANVGFAGANVALLVGARPRTKGMERGDLLSANGGIFKPQGKAINDNAADDIKVLVVGNPANTNALIAQAAAPDVPAERFTAMTRLDHNRAISQLAARTGAAVSDIKRLTIWGNHSATQYPDIFHAEIAGKNAAEVVNDEAWLADTFIPTVAKRGAAIIEARGASSAASAANAAIDHVHTWVNGTAEGDWTSMGIPSDGSYGVPEGIISSFPVTTKDGKYEIVQGLDINEFSRARIDASVQELTEERDAVRELGLI, from the coding sequence ATGACCCGCACTCCCGTGAATGTCACCGTGACCGGCGCAGCCGGCCAGATCGGCTACGCGCTGCTCTTCCGCATCGCCTCCGGCCACCTGCTCGGCCCGGACGTGCCGGTCAACCTGCGACTCCTCGAGATCCCGCAGGGCCTGAAGGCCGCCGAGGGCACCGCCATGGAGCTCGACGACTGCGCCTTCCCGCTGCTGCGCAACATCGAGATCACGGACGACGCCAACGTCGGCTTCGCCGGCGCCAACGTCGCCCTCCTGGTCGGCGCCCGCCCGCGCACGAAGGGCATGGAGCGCGGCGACCTGCTGTCCGCCAACGGCGGCATCTTCAAGCCGCAGGGCAAGGCCATCAACGACAACGCCGCGGACGACATCAAGGTCCTCGTCGTCGGCAACCCGGCCAACACCAATGCCCTCATCGCGCAGGCCGCCGCCCCGGACGTACCGGCCGAGCGCTTCACCGCGATGACGCGCCTCGACCACAACCGCGCGATCTCGCAGCTGGCCGCCAGGACCGGTGCCGCCGTCTCCGACATCAAGCGTCTGACGATCTGGGGCAACCACTCGGCGACCCAGTACCCGGACATCTTCCACGCGGAGATCGCCGGCAAGAACGCCGCCGAGGTCGTCAACGACGAGGCCTGGCTGGCCGACACCTTCATCCCGACCGTCGCCAAGCGCGGCGCCGCGATCATCGAGGCCCGTGGCGCGTCCTCGGCCGCATCGGCCGCCAACGCCGCCATCGACCACGTGCACACCTGGGTCAACGGCACCGCCGAGGGCGACTGGACCTCGATGGGTATCCCGTCGGACGGCTCCTACGGTGTTCCCGAGGGCATCATCTCCTCCTTCCCGGTCACCACGAAGGACGGAAAGTACGAGATCGTCCAGGGCCTGGACATCAACGAGTTCTCCCGTGCGCGCATCGACGCGTCGGTTCAGGAGCTCACCGAGGAGCGCGACGCCGTCCGCGAGCTCGGCCTGATCTGA